The DNA segment TCGTATGTATCAGTGTTATTATATGGTAAATAGAGTATTTTAAATAGTAGTTACAcatatcatttaattattttaattaactaaaatatattaattttcatattttagtgttttaaaagaacattttttattacttaatgAGATATATGTACAAAGGATTATGATATgtcaacaactttttttaacaattttttgacaataaattatgtgtcattattttatccATCCGTATATTTGAAACGAATCAATACAACATAAACAGTTTTAAAAAAGTTCTcaaaaaaagttattagaaaaatattttccatatgTTATATTTAACTATTAGTGTAAAGGAAAAGATATTGATTAActctttttaataactttttgataataggttaaaagttgtaaaaaaaaaattgttacaaaaaTTGTTACAAAAACATCTTGATTAGCTCtttttaatcactttttttataatagattacATGTTAtctatttgtttgaatttattttcgAAAGAACATTTGAAACcgttaaaaaaactattttcctAAAGGAAATACCACAGCTTACTTATACTAGGAATTTGTAAGGTTATATGGGAGAACAAAGAAGACCTTGAAGATGGGTTACCTCATTTGATCTATATATCTAGAGAGAAGAGGCCAAAACATTCTCATCATTTCAAAGCTGGTGCCATGAATGTATTGGTGAGAAactgtctttttttattttctgatgtTTTTTCTGTATGCACTAGTATATTCAGTTTGTGAATTCTTTCTTTAATTACACTCATCTTTTTGCCATGCTTTTCATTACAAACTCATAATCTTTTTGGAACCTTTTATTGAACTTCCGATTATATTTCAGACAAGAGTCTCTGGGTTGATAACCAATGCTCCCTTTATGCTGAACGTGGACTGTGACATGATCGTAAATAATCCAAAGATTGTTCATCATGCATTGTGCATTTTACTCGATCCCAAAGGACAAAAAGAAGTTGCATTTGCTCAATGTCCCCAACAATTCTACGCTACACTGAAGGACGATCCTTTTGGAAACCAGATGGCAATTTTGATGAAGGTCATTGGAATTAAATACTAATCTttacacaagaaaaaaataactcttttcaatatatatatatatatgtatgtatatacgTTAGGTCAATTTATTACTTCTAAGAAAATCTCTTTCTATATAATGCAGTACATGGCAGCAGGATTAGCTGGGCTGCAAGGGCCTTTCTACTTGGGAACAAACTGCTTCCATAGAAGGAAAGTTATTTATGGTCTTTCTCCAGATTACGTTGACAAGGGTACATGTTACATTGATACGTTTCAATTTCTCAAGTTACTGTTATAAATTAGTAACATGTTCAGTATATAGTGTGTTGTTTTAATCATATGTATACATAAAAGTAAATTCAAGTGTGctttaaaaactataattaagaACATTTTTCATGGCTTCCATTGTTTATCTTACGCATTCCAGCCATGTTTCAGGAAACAGCATATCAGAGAAGGAATTGAAACAAAAGTTTGGAGCTTCAAAAGAGCTTATGAAGTCAGCTGCTTGTGCTTTGGAAGGAAGGACATATTCACCAAATGCTGTTAATATTGCAAACGTTATTGAGGCAGCAAGCCAAGTTGCTGGTTGTGGATATGAATATGGCACAGGATGGGGCAAACAGGTACtcaaataagaatgaaaaataaaattcaacttatAATACTCATtaacactaaaataattttatctttcttatatatatattaatgaaattgaagCTGAAATTGGTTTGATGGAAATTATAGGTNGGTTGGATATATGGATCAGTAACAGAGGACGTGCTTACTGGACTGACAATCCATGAAAGAGGTTGGAGATCAGAATGGTGTACACCAAACCCAGTTGCCTTCACGGGCTTTGCTCCAGGAGGTGGCCCAACTGCAATGGTCCAACAGAAGANATGGGCCACAGGGTTTCTGGAAATCTTTGTAAGCAAGCACTGTCCTATTATTGGCACCCTTTTTCATAAGCTTACTTTGAGGCAGTGCATAGCATATATGTGGATTCTCAACTGCGGGCTGCGAGCAGTGTTTGAAGTATGCTATGCATGTCTTCTTGCACACTGCATCATCACCAACTCCAATTTATTGCCACAGGTAANcaaatcaaacaacaacatcaacgTTTAAACGAAACACAAATCTAAGTGCAGTTTACTTTTGCAAGTGACTAAACGCTGTGTTAGTATGTTAGAGAAATTATATAGCCGATTGTGTTTTAGTTACTTCTATTTGTAAATGCATCATACCTAtacttttctttataatatgatattaatatcaATGATGCTGAAAATGGTTAATGTAGTTAGTAATAAATTAAGGAGAgattaacacatttttttacatgttaagtAGAGTTCTAAATTTATAGtgattgttttgtagtgatttttctatgcttatatttatgtttgatatatataatatcgGAAGGTTATAACTATGTATTGTGTTTAATTCAGGACCTTGGCATATTTATTCCAGTTGCTTCTATAGTAATTTACAAGGTATACACTGTATCAGAATATTTAGCAGAAGGGTTATCAATAAAAGCATGGTGGAATAATCAAAGGATGTCAATAATNACACCCATGAATGCTGGTTTCTGTGCTTTTCTCAGCGTCCTACTTAAGANTTTAAGAATGTCTGAAACTGTATTCGACATAACAAAGAAAGATTTACCCCCAACAACTGATGTNGTAGATGACAAGGATGCTGGCAGGTACACCTTCGACGAATCCCTAGTTTTCTTGCCAGGCACTACCATTTTGCTGTTGCATTTGTCAGCAATAACTATCAAGTTATTAGGAATGCAACCAGTGGTGCCAATTCAAAGCAAGAACGAGTGTGGAATTGGTGAGATTTTTTGCAGtgtttatttgattatttgttattGGCCATTTCTNAGGGGATTATTTGAGACAGGAAAATATAGGATTCCCTTGTCTACAATATACAAATCGATTGTCTTAACATGTCTCTTTGTACACCTTTCTAGAAAAACTGTTCCTGCTTGATCAGGTTTAGAAACTATGGATAAAACAATAGACATGATGAATATGagaatatattttgttcataaCATAATGTTGTCCGTTTTGAATTTCAGTATGTGCTTACgtcaaaaacttttaaaagtaaatataaggtttaatacaatatttggtccctatttttagGAGTTTAGTTCAAAgtgattttatctttttaaaaagatCAGTAAGGTTAcatatttcgttaaaaaatatttaattcggACTTTTCGCTCACGCTGCTAAAAAGATAACGGTGCAAATGCTACCGTGACCAAACCTCAGTGAATTGTACAGTTTGATGAATACgtgtagggatgacaacgggtcgggtcgggtatGGATAGTGTCTACCCACAATTCAACCCGCTGGTTAAAACGGTACCCATTACCCACCGGttacccgtttaaaaaatacctGCGAGTATTTTAAAATCCGCAGATACctgcaaaaaattaaaaaaatatattttatatattttaaaataaattttaaataaaattacaaaaaatatatataatataatataaattaaattaaatataaattaaaatttaattttaattaaatttaacataataaataataattttattttatttttaattaaatttaattaaaaataaaataaattaatttttttattaatttttgcgAGTAATGGATAGGCGCGggtcgggtagtatactactCGTACtcgacccgtttagaagcgggtattaaaatacccgctacccgttatCCGGGGGTAGTAAATATTCACGGGTAGTAACGACTAGTCATGGATTTCACCCACGAACACCCATGCTGTGAAcatttttgtcatccctaaatACGTGGCTGAAAGAATTAAATGCATAGAGAGAAACGTAAATGATTGTTTGAAGAATTAAAtgcaaagagaaagaaacaaaaatggcTTTTAATGGTTAAAGAAAGAGATATTGATGTATTGATTAGAGAGAGAATATTTCTCTTAACACTACCCAACAATGTACCAATTTCAGATTCCACCTATATCATCATATATACTATTCCACTCAATAATAACTccaaaatgatataattttcgAAACCCATAAAACTAGATATTTCATTGTTAGGACAAAATCAATATAACTAAAACAAAGAATCATTGTTTATTAACAACAAAATTGTGACAATTAGATAACCTCTGCACCTCTCTCATCAATCTTCATATCTTCAAAGAAAACTCCTTTAGCTTCCCTAGACCTATTTTATAGacccaaaatttaaaatctgcACAACAAAAAACCTTAGCATGTAACCCTTCACCATTCTTATAATCCACCCATGCAATCCCATAATATCATTTGCTTACTTTACCTATCATCAAGGGACATAGCA comes from the Vigna radiata var. radiata cultivar VC1973A chromosome 2, Vradiata_ver6, whole genome shotgun sequence genome and includes:
- the LOC106756213 gene encoding cellulose synthase-like protein H1, whose product is MANQNSFPLCEKHRYNHTYKRVTDSLLLVLLLLQLGYRAISISNYSFPSFLAFVCESWFTISWFFTLSTQWSPAVIKTYPERLFQSVQEVPAVDMFVTTADPVLEPPIITVNTVLSLLALDYPPHKLACYVSDDGCSPLTFYALQEASKFAKFWVPFCKKYDVQVRAPFRYFSAKPQVSTPTNTTEFKQEWLQMKNMYDDLSQKIELEASQKSNPSHGDFSVFSNTESTNHPSIIKVIWENKEDLEDGLPHLIYISREKRPKHSHHFKAGAMNVLTRVSGLITNAPFMLNVDCDMIVNNPKIVHHALCILLDPKGQKEVAFAQCPQQFYATLKDDPFGNQMAILMKYMAAGLAGLQGPFYLGTNCFHRRKVIYGLSPDYVDKGNSISEKELKQKFGASKELMKSAACALEGRTYSPNAVNIANVIEAASQVAGCGYEYGTGWGKQVGWIYGSVTEDVLTGLTIHERGWRSEWCTPNPVAFTGFAPGGGPTAMVQQKXWATGFLEIFVSKHCPIIGTLFHKLTLRQCIAYMWILNCGLRAVFEVCYACLLAHCIITNSNLLPQDLGIFIPVASIVIYKVYTVSEYLAEGLSIKAWWNNQRMSIXTPMNAGFCAFLSVLLKXLRMSETVFDITKKDLPPTTDVVDDKDAGRYTFDESLVFLPGTTILLLHLSAITIKLLGMQPVVPIQSKNECGIGEIFCSVYLIICYWPFLRGLFETGKYRIPLSTIYKSIVLTCLFVHLSRKTVPA